A window of Cryptomeria japonica chromosome 3, Sugi_1.0, whole genome shotgun sequence contains these coding sequences:
- the LOC131038937 gene encoding putative pentatricopeptide repeat-containing protein At3g13770, mitochondrial, producing the protein MAVRLAEPAALKFWPNKIFGSQILQIFRRKYTSGSRKFLDPKMLCKQGKIKETLKILQATKHTKDSSVYVCLLEECIKKRNLLESKLVHNHMKDRGFLTDTFLGNKLIKMFAKCDSVEDARNVFVEMPKRDVFSWTAMISAFVRNNFYKEALELFYEMRKEGIKPNEFTFASIITACANSAAAEKGKEIHEEIRKSGFESDVVVGNALVDMHGKCGNLDLAREVFNKMPQRNVVSWTAMIAGYVRNGQGEKALKLYRQMQDVDVKPNVKTLTTVIAACADLAALEQGKHVHGEIVKRGFQFDEFVESAIVDMYAKCGDIEMARVLFDKMPRRNAVLWTTMIVGYAMHGQGKEAVRLFERMRRVEVIPDAITFVGVLSACCHAGLVDEGCRIFDSISECSHIVPSMEHYGCLVGILGRAGRLDEAHNVINKMPMKADATVWGSLLGASRIHRNVELGECAAQHIFELNPKDPGPYVVLSNMYAESGQWDANQKVRKMMKDRNVRKNPGCSWVEFNHQVHTFLVGDRSHPQTKEIYLKLERLSRQMKEAGYVPDRSFTLNDVDEEQKEDMLSHHSEKLAVAFGLINMDPRRTIRVIKNLRVCGDCHSAIKFISRIGAREILLRDANRFHHFKDGQCSCGDYW; encoded by the coding sequence ATGGCAGTGCGATTAGCAGAGCCCGCGGCGTTAAAATTTTGGCCAAACAAAATTTTTGGCAGCCAAATTCTTCAGATCTTCCGAAGAAAATACACGTCTGGCAGTCGTAAGTTTCTTGATCCCAAAATGCTATGTAAGCAAGGTAAAATAAAGGAAACACTTAAAATTCTGCAGGCCACAAAACACACCAAAGATTCTTCTGTATACGTCTGCCTTTTGGAAGAATGCATCAAGAAAAGAAACTTATTGGAGAGTAAATTAGTCCATAACCATATGAAGGATCGTGGATTCTTAACAGACACTTTTTTAGGAAATAAACTTATCAAAATGTTCGCCAAATGTGACAGCGTGGAGGACGCTCGCAATGTGTTTGTTGAAATGCCCAAACGAGATGTGTTTTCCTGGACTGCCATGATTTCAGCATTTGTTAGGAATAATTTTTACAAGGAAGCCTTGGAGTTGTTCTACGAGATGAGAAAAGAAGGCATTAAACCTAATGAATTTACATTTGCTAGTATTATTACTGCCTGTGCGAATTCGGCAGCTGCGGAAAAGGGCAAGGAAATCCATGAGGAAATAAGGAAAAGTGGGTTTGAGTCTGATGTGGTTGTGGGGAATGCCCTTGTAGACATGCATGGTAAATGTGGAAACCTAGATTTGGCACGCGAGGTGTTTAACAAAATGCCTCAACGAAATGTAGTGTCCTGGACTGCCATGATTGCAGGGTATGTCCGGAATGGACAAGGTGAGAAAGCTCTGAAACTCTACAGGCAGATGCAGGATGTGGATGTGAAACCCAACGTAAAAACTCTTACAACTGTCATTGCGGCATGTGCTGATTTGGCGGCTCTGGAACAAGGTAAGCATGTCCATGGGGAAATTGTGAAACGTGGGTTTCAATTTGACGAATTTGTAGAAAGTGCTATTGTCGATATGTATGCAAAGTGTGGAGATATAGAGATGGCCCGCgtactgtttgacaaaatgcctagaAGGAATGCAGTGTTGTGGACTACGATGATAGTAGGATATGCAATGCATGGCCAAGGTAAGGAGGCTGTGCGGCTGTTTGAGAGAATGCGAAGGGTTGAGGTGATTCCAGACGCTATCACCTTTGTTGGTGTTTTGTCTGCATGCTGTCATGCTGGCCTAGTTGATGAAGGCTGCCGAATTTTTGACTCTATAAGTGAGTGCTCTCACATTGTACCTTCAATGGAACACTATGGATGCTTGGTTGGCATTCTTGGCCGTGCTGGTAGGCTTGATGAGGCACACAATGTAATCAACAAAATGCCAATGAAAGCAGATGCTACAGTGTGGGGGTCTTTGCTCGGTGCTTCTCGAATCCATAGGAATGTTGAGTTAGGAGAGTGTGCTGCACAACACATCTTTGAGCTGAACCCTAAAGATCCTGGACCTTATGTGGTGCTGTCAAATATGTATGCCGAATCTGGCCAGTGGGATGCAAACCAGAAGGTTCGAAAAATGATGAAAGATAGGAATGTGAGAAAGAATCCTGGTTGCAGCTGGGTTGAATTTAATCATCAGGTCCATACTTTCCTCGTAGGTGACAGATCACATCCTCAAACAAAagaaatttatttaaaattggaGAGATTGTCCAGGCAGATGAAAGAGGCAGGTTATGTTCCTGATAGAAGCTTTACGTTGAATGATGTGGATGAGGAACAGAAGGAAGATATGCTTTCCCACCATAGCGAAAAGCTGGCAGTTGCATTTGGACTTATCAATATGGATCCTCGGAGAACTATTCGAGTTATTAAGAACCTTCGAGTATGTGGTGATTGTCACTCTGCAATTAAGTTCATATCCAGGATTGGTGCGCGGGAAATCCTTTTGAGAGATGCTAATCGATTCCATCATTTTAAGGATGGACAGTGTTCGTGTGGGGATTATTGGTGA